The Gossypium hirsutum isolate 1008001.06 chromosome D06, Gossypium_hirsutum_v2.1, whole genome shotgun sequence genome contains the following window.
GTCAGAATCTTTTGTGACCCCAAAGTTAGGGGAGTTGAAGCCTTCCAACATTGTTTTACACCCAAAGGATTCAAATGCAAAGCACTTATGGCTTTCTCTTGCACAAACAGCTCCAAGTTCAATGGTTTTAGCAGCTGCATCAAGATGGTTATGGTGGGAACCTCGGCAATCATGATGCAGCAGAGGACATTGGCTATGGAGGCGTCGGTGTCGTGGAAGCATAATCGTCTGTGAGTTCCTAGATTTTGACCCTTGGGAATCGCTAGTATGAAGTCCTtccattttctcttcttcttctcctcttcttcttttcttcttttttcttcttctcatattcttctttttctcttgttCTTCTACTGCCCAGACTTCTTAAATGGGGCTGTTTAAATGACAGCTAGCCCACCGTTAAATGTCATGTTACTTTTCCATTACGTTTATAACAGAAAATggttaaaatgacttttttattattttttaaaatagaaaatggttaaaatgactcttttattattttttaaaagttgagtgactaaattgaaacctgatttaacctttaaaaaaatatgGCAAATTTAAAGAGAGCTGAGACCTGAATCAAATGGCAGTTATGTGTGAAGAAGTCAAAGAAGAAAGGCGCGGATTCAGTAACTCGGCCCAAGTGAGTAGCATCAATTAAAATTACAAAGCATTCAACAAATTTCCAAATATATCTGTTACTAATTTTCATCAAATTGTTGCAATTTCAAAGCTCTCAAATCTCAGCTGCTATGGCAGCCGTCACACCACTGCTTTTGCTCCTACTTCTCTCCAGCGCACCATCGTTTTCATCAGGGTACTAATTCCATTTGCATTGCCTTAATGAATTATTTTGAACATTAGAATttgtttttaattagaaaaattatcGTAGAATGAATATTTGAATTAGTTCCTCTCggatattttattatgttttaatttaaccATTTGTTTATTTATCTGTTTTTGGAAGGTCTCGAAATGCGTACAACATCAATGGTAGAGTGAAGATTCCCCAAGGTTTAGGTACCCTTAACTTATTACATTTGACTAATTTATACTGATTTATGCAAAATTATACGATTTATATGGTAATTTTGTCTGTTTTGGATCTTTGTTGCATTGGAATTAGTTCTTTTGTGACAATGTTTGTTTCAACAATTTTACAATGAAAGTACTATATGCATTAAGTTCTGGTTTCTTATGCTGATTTGCAACGTATAAATAGATGGTGATCTGTTAATGCAAGATGGAAATATGTTTCACATTCTAGGTTTTGATGAAAACATGCAGTTCATCCGACAGCACCTTTGAGCCTCAGTGCAGATTGTACGTTCGAGAAATTGACCTCCATTAATCTTTCTTCACCGAGGCATTGTTTTTAGTCTTCGGAAATTAGCACGAACCAATATGGCTAACATTGTTGATGTTCTGATATGTTTGTGATGAGTGATGactggttttattttaatttaatgcaGAAGGGTAATGAGTTGATTTTGCAGGTCTAGGCACAAAAGGGTATGCTTTGCCCGGAAGAATGTCCAACGTCAAAGTTTTACTCAATGGTGGCCAAAACATTACTTTTCTGAGACCTGATGGATACTTTTCATTGTATCCTAACATTTATCAATCTTATGCATATTGCTTATTGAATATCTATTATCTATTAGTTGtttaccttttcctttccttgCCCTTTCAATGTTGTTTTCCATAAGTAAACAATGCCTGAAGTCACAACATACCAGCAGGGACTCATTTGATTGAAGTGTCTGCAATCGGCTATTTCTTTTCTCCGGTAAGATCTTATTTCGTATGAGTCTCTTGACTTTTGATCATCAAGTTGTTATGAGGCCTCTTCTTTTTGCCCCTTTAATGTTGGTTTCTTTGAACGTAGGTTAGAGTTGATGTTAGTGCTAGAAACCCAGGCAAGGTGCAGGCAGCATTGACAGAAAACAGGAAGGGTCTCAGTGAATTGGTTTTAGAGCCGTTGAGAGAGGAACAATATTATGAGGTTGAGGAACCTTTTGctatatttatgtttatgtttccTTTTGTTTTGAGTTCCTATCTATCCTTTTTGCCTAAGCTTTATCCTACTTTTGTTGCAGATTAGGGAACCTTTCTCCATAATGTCTCTTCTCAAAAGCCCAATGGGTCTCATGGTGGGGTTTATGCTGGCTGTTGCATTCTTAATGCCCAAATTAGTTGAAAACATGGGTAAAGTACTCTTATCACTAGTTCATAAACTTGGTAGATTTCTTAAAGTTCTAGCTTGCTATATGAGTTGATTTGGGTGGAGAGAGCTTTTTTTCCCCTATGATTATGGGTACAACTTTATCATGTGAATGCCTCTACTTATGTTGTTTGAACTCTTCATTTTGACACTCatgttcaacatatgaatatGAGAATATGACCTCCAATGATCCTCCATGGAAAACTTTAGAAAAGTCTAACCATACCCTAGTTAGATAAATACCCGTATTCGACACTTAGAATCTAGTCCGAGTAATGTAGTGAAAAAACTGCCCCTCTCAACGAatgagaagaaagaagaaaaaggactGCTAGAAATGTCGAATTTTACTAATATGTTGAACATATTATGTGTGTCCAACAGATCCGGAGGAAATGAGGCGAGCTCAAGAGGAAATGAGAAGCCAAGGGGTTCCTTCTTTATCAAGTTTGCTACCAGGAGGTGCGAGGAATTAAGTATTTTGATCATGGACTATCAACTCTTTGGTAGATTAAACTTGAAAGGGTGGCTTAAAAGCCAAGCTGGATGGTATAATATTCACTGCTTGGCTGCTGAAATATTTGGACATTTATATCCTTTCTCCTCCTTGGGAGcaaccctttattttatttttttttttgagttgtaGATCTATCGCATTCTAGTACTTTTTTAACTTGGTGTTGACATCTATTCATTGCCGTCAAGCTCTAATGTCTTGAAAAAAAAGTCAGTTCATTTAGTTATGGACACCATGGTTTTTGTTTCCTTGAGAAATAATATGCAATTCTCGTTTTTGAAAGATCTCTTGGGGTGAATTGAGCCGAGCAAGCTTGAATATTGACAAGCTCGAGCTCCACTCGatcaaacatttatttttaaactaaaattcagcttaagATATAATTGAAACACCATTAAATCTGAAAGTATTGCATTGTTTGATTAACTTCCACAGATTTTGGTTGAGATGTTCATGAGAAAAACCAGAGAACTAATTAGctttgaccatttgaaatacgGCTGATTTAATCCCAAATTTGTTTGCTCCCGCTATCAAAAGCGAATACTAGTACGAAGCCCTTTGACATACGGCATGACATAGTCTTTGATAGACCTAGGTACAATAGGGATAGCATGCAGTATTTTGCTCATTTACATTGTTATTCTCAACTATTATTGACTCTTAGTGTTCAACTTTGAAATTCATGCTTAGACGTCTCAATTCTCAGCTATTATTGACTCTTCGTGTTCAACTTCGAAATTAATGCTTAGACGTCTCAATCTTCGTAGAGTTCTCTCAATTTCCAAATCAAGTGGTAGCAAATCTAGATTTTGACTTTTGCGCATACAAAAACCAAAGGCACCtacaaataaaatcaaaaaaataaaaattagcaaTTGGCTCCCtgacaatggcgccaaaaacttgttgaTCGAAAATCACACATGCAAGTTTATGTGTCATCATTCCAAGTAGTATAAAATATCGATCCCACAAAGAGCTATTACCAATCAAATTGCCAATCATCAAATATTACTTTAAAACCTATCCAAATTAATCgagaataaaattttctaagtaatttaaaagtaaataaaaataagtaatgcaaattaaatcaaataaacaaTCAATAGTAAAACCTTAGGATTACAATTTTATTCTAACTCCCCAAAAGTCAATGGTGTCAGAAACGGTGGTTTCGAAACTCCATTTTCGTAAATcaagtccgtaaatatttatatttaatatttaatatttatgagactAGTACAGAAACATATTAAAGTTTGATCTAGTAATTTTGTCGAATTGATAGCTAATTAAAGtacaataattaaattgtaaaaatttattgttataaatttttaattgaccaaaggtttagggattaaaatTGCTATTAACCCAAAATCTAAAATGGCAAATAAAACAATTTAGAAATGAGTATAGTGCACGGTGGTGTAATGtgtaagttttattattattaaaatttataattaaaattttatgatgtATAAACTAAGCAAATATGGAAAGAAAAAGAAtttatcttcatcttcttctcacCACCAAAAACGCCATAGCCAAAAAACCAAGAATAGGCAATAAGGTTTCAAGTTTCAACAataaattggttagtgcaattaaatcttttttcttgtaatttctatatttttgtggtcatgggagcttgatttagctagctcatgtactaatttacaaaactgttaaagtttctGAATGTTTtcattgttaatttcttgaagaaattagtgttaaattgatagattttaatcttagatatgaaaaatgactagattataaattttaattgttagttttttcATAAGGACCAAATAGAATAAAGTGtaaaattgatattataaatAAGAAATGAAAGGTCCCTAATGAGTAATTGTGCAATCAGATTTTAATTCAAGGGTCTAAATTGAAAGTTATACTAGTCCCTgtttttgggactaaattgaatagattgttAAATATGTATgactttgtaatgtgattttgatggaatttgatattatattattgcTGAATTATTATTCGTAGTTAAAAATGACACAAGGCTATcgaaagagaaaggaaaggtgAGAGCGGACGACGAGTGATGTGAGCTTTCAATTTGTATCTCTATGACCCGAGACTAATCTAGTTATTGCATATTAATGGCATTTTGCATTATATAATATTGAGGTGAGTTATTAAtggttattgagttgaaatgctaTGGTTGAAACTAAATATCAAGACagaaactaaattgaatagaatagaaagtTGATTGACTTAACTGATATAGgaaattagtatgaaattgagttgaattatgttatattatataatgaattgatattgaattgagaatGATGAGATGTGAATTGAACTATGTTATGAAATTGGAAATTGGTTATTCTATTAACTGTACAGGTCTATATTTCGGTTTATTTGATGATGCACTTACGTGTCAGTATATTTTCTTTGGTATATCTGATGATACACTTATGTGACAGTATATTTTCTTCGATATACCCAATGATGCACTTATGTGCCAGTATATTTTCTTTGGTACATCTGATAATGCACTTACGTGCCAGCATAATTGATTCGgtttatccgatgatgcactATGTGTTCCAATATATTTCCTTTGGTTTACTCAATGATGCACTGCGGTGCCAGTTTGAGATGTAGATTAACTAAACCGAGTATATGTCTTGAAAATCCAAGTTAGGTTAATAGGAGcgtatgaatgtgatttggcTATAAGGTagattgaatatgaaatgtgaattaattttgcataatttcatacatatgaaatgtgatagatgaTAACATATAAAAGATCATGCAAAATGAGCCGAAAACAAGCCCTGAGGGCCAATTGAGTAAACAAGCTAATAAGCTCGGAAATGATTGAAATCAAATTAAGTGTTTATGCATATAATTGATGAACGTATATGATTAAGTATATGTTAACAAATGTGGTATATAATTGAATAGGTGTAAGTATATGGTACGAAATGATAACGTTGAAATGTTAAGTAAATTGGCTTACGTAATGTATATGCATACTTACCTATATATGgacttatataaattttaaattgagttcATATACTTTCATGCTTTTATATTAAAATACCATCACTTGAATCATAAGGTACCACTGAGTTCtattactcagcgtacgattttgtTTTTCGTACGCAAGTTAGGTGAAAATCGAGATCTCGAGCATAAACTTTAACATCCAGTCAAGATCCCAGACTcaaaaatatttgtataaattcCTTTTTGTTGGTTATAAGGCATGTACCTAAGTTGAGTCATTTTTGgtatataactatatatatacataagcaTTTTTGGTTTTGAAGGTTTGTGTTTGAATATGGTaaatatattatagattataaatGGTTTTAAATCTAGTTAAATTGTTGTGATATGTCATAATGATAATGATCTTGATGGAATAGCTAGaaatgtatatgatttggtatgaaatGCAATAAGTAGTTAGCTTATTGTTGATAAGGTTTTAACTTAGTTTTGGTTGAGGAATTGGTGTGTATAAACTGATGATGGTTGTTGAATATATTGAGAGAACATAATAAGTATGTGTTTAGAAATGATTTGGAAAATTACAGAATATCCTACTTCAATCTATCATTCTCATTATTATCTTCAATCAACATTAGACTTCTAATGTAATTAATTACTTTTTAGTTGCAAATTACCTAAACAGttctaaaattataataataattaataagcattttttatgtaaattagatattttttataaaattataattataattatattaatagttagaaaaataacataaagtaaaattaaaattaataagaatTTAACATTTGACATAGAATAGTATGAGAAagtgaataaactaaaaaaatgtgtgataaaagaatataataaagtTATCTCATCATTgattaaaatgatatttcatcTCTCTCCGATGACATTATCATTTGAATATGACTTGAAAATTTCTATTcgaaaaactaatattttaattctCCATTATTTTTTAGACACTTCAAACTTATTAATACTAATAGTCTCCATTTTTTGTTGATGTTATTTAGATGTTAtttgtttgaaaatgtttaaatattgaatgttatatataataataagtcttaatttcaatttaaatataattgtaacactaattaaataataattaatttaaaataatatattatgaataattaattaatacaCATCTAGGTCAAACCAATAAAAATTCTAtgcaaaaaaagtaaaaatattattgatatgATTTTATCTATTATTAATAAGTAGTTAATATTACTTATTCTTAATACATTGAATTTGACTCCAACTCAATTATATAGTTGAATAAAAActctattatttaaaaaataaaaaattatttttatataatgtcaATTTTGTAATATAATGAACAATAAATGGTATCATCGTTGATTTAAAAGTTTCTCTAAgctcatacttttatatatattataagattATAGAtgatatttcaatttaatttaaaataatatatttatctatactattatttaagctctTAATTGAGTTGGTATCACACTCAACCGAGTCACCCACTTGGCTAGTAAGTTGCAAGAATTCCCctccataattaaaataagtaaacacTTAGGTGATGAAAACAATTGttgaattggaaaataaaaagtaaaaatgttccaatgcatgatttctAAAAGATGGTTTTAAATCAATATGACATgaatgtgttagatcaattacattttTTAACTTAGCTAAAACTATGTTCGGATtgttacgaataatttcataGCAACTTGGAATTTTGTTAACAAATGCACATACATACACACTAAACCAATTAATCTCTTGAGCATATTccaatgtcaattcaaacaattaatcaattttcataagcaaGTATAAGATTAAGTGAAATAACAACATATTCCTATATtggaacaatttaatcacaataatcttgcaagttatgtaaggctaatgtaccgtttaataccgacactaatttaacctttagttACCTTGGAAgtttaaacatgcaccaattaaatattgtttcagttaattataatttcaatccgattaataattaattcattcattATCTTACAatttataatgcaagtataacataagcatggttttatttaattgaacaatttactaaggcctataacaacacaaacatggtTTTGATAATTTAAGCGAATAGAATACAATCAATCTAAGacgaattcaatttaattcattttaattaaatcaagaatAACAACACAACAAATATTCATGTTCATAATCacaaaataaacaagaaaaaattaaagagaatgAACTAGGAAACAAATCCCGGTGTTTCTTCGAAGTCAAACTGGTGCGCTTCTCTTCTTCTCTACTCGTTCTATTGATTCAAGGCTTTCACGAACACTTGAATGTTGCTACTCCAAGAGGGATGCAAGCTCTCTTTCAAAAGGGGAAATCGGCAAGGgaaggaaacaaaaaaaataggaaGACAGAGaaggaaattgaagagaaaaaggtGAGGAATGTGTGGGATGTGAGTTGTGTGAAATAAGGAAGGGAAGAGGGGTATTTATAAGTGGGGATGACTACTAAAAATAGCAAAGAAATATCAGCCACTCCCTCTCCCTTGGCTGGCCATGCTTGGTGCAAGTTTGAATGATTCATACTTGCTATTTTTAGTTTGGGGCTAAAAATAGAAGGCACGAAAAGATGAGGGGTTTGAAAGGAATTAAGAAGAACTTCAAGGgttgttttttaattaataaaatcagTTAAATAAGCTGATTGGGCCAGCTTATATGGACGGTTTAGGCCTCCAAATCCCTTCGTGGATAGATCCTCTTCTTAACACAATTTGGGCCCCTTTTCTTCTTCAGGCttataactaatttttaactCAATTATTGTTGGACCAAAAGTAATTATAAGATATATTCGATACATATTTTTGGACCATCTATGGCTGGAAAATTATTTAGCCATGTCTTGTTTCATTTGATACAAAAATTGCCCCAACGATTCAAGCCTTTCAAGGTGATTGTTGAGCTGATTTTCATCCTTTGTGCAAAATtgtcaaaaataaatcaattttgtgtaaatttattataaaaataattaaatttcaatatgttaataatttgaatgcaaattaattattttataaataaagtatgaaatttgataaaaaaattactacgaaactgcatgaattgaagctcaaaaggtgttgaaaaggtctatatattttttgtgtttcCATCTACTCTAAGAACGAAGTTGATCATAAGGAACATTTTAATATTGTACTGAGAAATCTGTGTGATGatcagttgtatgctaagttcaataaatgtgaattttggttgagagaagtACATTTTATGGGCCATGTAGTCTCTGCTGAAGGTATTAAAGTAGACCATGATAAAGTTAAAGTAGTACATGAGTGCAATCCGCTcaaaaatgtatctgaagttcgtAGTTTTTTTGGGCTAGCAGGTTATTACAGATCATTTGCGAAAAGTTTTTCAATGATTACAATACCCCTTACTCACctgttgaaaaagaaagaaaagtttgaGTTGACAGAtgaatgtcagcaaagtttcaagAAGTTGAAAGACGTTCtaactaaagctccaattttagcACAGCCAGAGTCTGGTGTAGAGTATACAATTTTTTAcagatgcatctttgaatggacttggttgtgtacttatgcagaaaggcaaggttatagcttaTGCATCACGCCAACTTAAACCTTATAAGAAGAATTATCCCACTTATGATTTGCAATTAGCAGTTGTGGGATTAGCATTAAAGATATGGAAacactatttgtatggtgaaaagtgtcatgtGTTCTTTgattataaaagtttaaagtacttgatgacacaaaaagatctaaATCTTCGACAAATGTGTTGGATGGAATTGCTGAAGGACTATGATTTTGCCATTAAGTATCATCCTGGTAAAATAAATTTGTGGCTAATGTTTTAAGTAAGAAAACAATGGCAGCACTAACATCACTGCGAGCAAGAGTAAATATGGTTAATGATAGATCAACATTGGCAGAATTAACTGTTAAGCCAACGTTTCTTTCTCAGATTCTAGATGAGTAGATAAAAGATGCATAGTGTGATTTGTATAAGCAACGAATGATGTTTGGCAAAGCAACAAATTTTAGTTTAGGTAAGGATAGTAAATTGAGATTCATGGGAAGAATGTTTGTACCAGCTGGAAATAATTTGAGGAATGATTTATTGAAATAACTCATCAAGGACCCTTCTCACTCCATCCAATGAGTATTAAAATGTATGTAGATCTAAAGAGCTTATATTGGTGGCATGGGATGAAAAGAGAAATTGTAGAGTATGTTTCAACTTGTCTAACATGTCAAAGAGTTAAAGCAAAGCATCAGGTTCCCTCAGGTAAGTTGTATCCTCTAGAGATACCAAAGTAGTAGTGGGATAGaatcaccatggattttgtgtcagagTTACCTCTCAGTCCTTCAAAGAAGAATTCAGTTTGGTTAATAGTTGGTTGGCTtactaagtcagctcattttctGCCAGTGAACACTACTTATTCTCTGGAAAGGTTAGCTGAACTTTACATTTTTTAGATAGTACATCTACATGGAATCCCATCTTCTATAATTTCTGACAAAGATTCAAGATTTACTTCAAGATTCTAGAAGCAACTACAATGATCATTGGGAACTAAGTTGCaatttagtactgcatttcatccttagacagatggtcaatctggaAGAGTTATTcaagttttggaagatatgttaagaaGCCGTGTAATTGATTTTAGGCTGAGCTAGGAAAGGTGTgttcttttggttgaatttgcttacaacaatagttatcatgCCAGTTTGAAAATGTCTCCATTTGAAGCTCTATATGGTAGAAGATGTAGAACGTCTACATGTTGGATGGAAATCAGTGAAAGAAAATTAGTAGGTCCTGAATTAGTGcatgaaacagaagaaaaagtctTTATCATTCGTAATCACTTAAATGCTACACAGGATCGTCAAAAAGCCTATGCTGGTCTGAAAAGAAAGGAGATTTCGTTTGAAGTTggtgataaaatatttttaaaggtttctccttggaagaagattatCGGGTTTGGTTAGAAGGGAAAATTGAATCCACGATTTTTAGAGCCATATGAAGTCTTAGAACAAGTTGGACCAATGGTTTATAAATTGACTTTGCCTCTAGAATTGTCAaatattcacaatgtgtttcatgtgtctatgctgaAAGGATATAGATCAAATAcatatcatattatataaattgaagAGTTTGAGGTATAACCAAATCTATCTTATGAAGAAGAGCCTATTTGTATTCTGGCAAGATAAGTAAAAGAGCTAAGGAATAAAAGAAttccattagtgaaagtattgtggagaAATCATAATacagaagaagctacttgggaaagaGAAAGTATAATGACAGAGAAGTATCCTCAGTTGTTCATAGGTACAattttcagggacaaaatttTCTAATTGGGGGAGAATTATAACAGCCCACCCAGCGAAGTCTCTATATCTGGTTACTGTTTGATGTGTTTTGGTAAAATAAGGATAGATGAGAGTAAGTAATATGTTGTTTTGACTAAGTATAGGATTCTGTGTGTATGTGTCATTTGATGAACTATTTGTTTTGGCGTGGTCTGTATTTGGCGAGCTCTTCTATTAAGTATCCACCCAACTCAAATATTTTGGCAAACTCAATAAGTTCGTAGTTGTTAGATTTGTTTATTACTTAAGTTTGGTAATTTGGCTAGTTAAGTTGAGACTTAGTTAGAATGGAACTAGACTACTGTAGAtgataaaacttaaattaaattaagaacaTTTAATCACAGGAATTAAAAGAGTTAGTGGATTTATCTGATTTTCCCACTAATCCTTGTCTCTAAAATTAAGAATATAAGGTCAAGCGATGGTCTTTCTGAACATTTTTACGATTTCATATTCTTTCTAGATTTTCTTTGAAAAACTCTTCCAAAACTTaagttcagaaaaaaaaaaacctaattggaGCAGCGTTCGTAGTGATCAACTAACTAATACGTTAGTGCCAATTTACTAGTAATTACTGATGAACTGTAGGctattctttaattcatttatGTGTTCTTCGTTCTGCATGCTTAAGTATTAAAATGGTGTGTGAAAAAGGAAACTTCCTGATTTTGTGTAAGCGTTGTTGATAGAATGATGATCTGATATGTTGAATTATCTTCATTTTAGCTTAAGAAGATAACGAAGGTCCAAGTGAATAGAGCAAGGGCCTACTTTATAGACTTGTGTTAGAGtttttggtgagttccttctactttcatgtgttgtaactttattattttatattacatGTAAGGTAAGTGTTCTTCCTTTGTAAAGGATGAAAAGTGTGTGTGtacgtgtgtgtgtgtgtaatgAATGGAAGTTGTTTTGTGGATAATGGTTATCTAAAGTCATCAGTCTAAATGCAGTATGTTTATGATATGAAATAAACGCCACTCTTCACGTTCAAGCCACTACCATCTTCTACTGATATGTATGAACTGATATGATTTGATATGAGAATAAGGAGATATGAAGATATGCTTGTGTAGCCTCCAGTAGGGCAGATATATTGCAAACCGTATTGACAAATCACAATAAAACATGCTATTCAGAATGAAGATTATATGAGGAGATAAGGGGGAAAGAATGAATGTGAATAAGTCTG
Protein-coding sequences here:
- the LOC121218324 gene encoding ER membrane protein complex subunit 7 homolog is translated as MAAVTPLLLLLLLSSAPSFSSGSRNAYNINGRVKIPQGLGLGTKGYALPGRMSNVKVLLNGGQNITFLRPDGYFSFHNIPAGTHLIEVSAIGYFFSPVRVDVSARNPGKVQAALTENRKGLSELVLEPLREEQYYEIREPFSIMSLLKSPMGLMVGFMLAVAFLMPKLVENMDPEEMRRAQEEMRSQGVPSLSSLLPGGARN